The Labeo rohita strain BAU-BD-2019 chromosome 10, IGBB_LRoh.1.0, whole genome shotgun sequence genomic interval TGATAATGAGTCAGTGGGAAAGGACACCATAATTGTAGAGTTATTTATACCATTAATAACAGGGAAGTTGTCAATTTGTTCATGAATGGTAATTGAAGAAGATTCCTCTGCTGCTTTAGAGGAGACTTTGATAGTGAATGTTGTGGAATCAGGAAAGTGTTGCTCTGTAACTTGACTAGGTTCTGCAATTTTCTGTTTTGTGGTCTGCAAGTGTTGAGTTGGTTGTTCAGGAAGTTCTAAATCTCCTGATTGAGTTGTTTCCTGTGAGTTTGATAATGAGTCAGTGGGAAAGGACACCATAATTGTAGAGTTATTTGTACCATTAATAACAGTGAAGTTGTCAATTTGTTCATGTATGGTAATTGAAGAAGGTTCTTCTGCTGCTTTGGAGATTTTGATCGTAAATGTTGTAGAATCAAGGATGTGTTGATCTGTAACTTCACTGGGTTCtgcaattttcagttttgtggtTTGGAGTCGTTGAGTTGATTCTTCAGCTAGTTGAGAATTTTCTGATTGAGTTGTTTCCTGTGAGTCTGGTAATGGTGAGTGAGTGGGGAAGGACTCCATAGTTGTAGAGTTATTAGTACCATTAACACCAGTGAAATGGTCAATTTGTTCATGTATGGCAATTGTAGAAGGTTCTTTTGCTGTGATGGTGGGAATTTTAAATGTTGTGGAGTCAGGGTTTTTTTCCTCTATAGCTTGATCAGGTTCtgtaattttctgttttgtggTCTGGAAGCGTTTAACAAGTTGTGGATCTCCTGAGTTAGTTATTTCCTGTGAGTCTGGTAATAAATCAGTGGGAAAGGACGGCATGGCTGTAGAGTTATTTGTACCATTAATAGAATCGGGGATGTGTTGATCTGTAACTTCACTGGGTTCtgtaattttctgttttgtggTCAGGAGTAGTTGAGTTGATTCTTCAGCTTGTTGTGAATCTTCTGTTTGAGTTGTTTCCTGTGAGTCTGGAAATGATGAATGAGTGGGGAAGGACGCCATAGCTGTAGAGTTATTTGTATCATTAATACCAGTGAAGTGGTCCATTTGTTCATGTATGGCAATTGTAGAAGTTTCTTCTGCAATGGTGGGAATTTTAAATGTTGTGGAGTCAGGGTTTTGTTCCTCTATAGCTTGATCAGGTTCTGTAAGTTCTCCTGCGTGAGTTATTTCCTGTGAGTCTGGTAATAAATCAGTGGGAAAGGACGGCATGGCTGTAGAGTTATTTGTACTATTAATATTAGTGAAGTGGTCGAATTGTTCATCTATGGTAATTGAAGAATGTTCTTCTGCTGCTTTGGAGGAGATATTGATGGTGAATATTGTAGAATCAGGGATGTGGTGCTCTGTAGCTTCACTGGATTCTGTAATATTCTGTATTGCGGTCTGGAGTCGTTGAGTTGATTCTTCAGCTAGTTGTGAGTCTCCTAAGTGAGTTGTTTCCTGTGAGCCTGGTAATGATGATTGAGTGGGAAAGGATGCCATGGCTGTAGAGTTATTTGTATCATTAATACCAGTGAAGTGGTTGAATTGTTCATCTATGGTAATTGAAGAAGGTTCTTCTGCTGCTTTGGAGGAGACGTTGATAGTGAATGTTGTGAAATCAGGAAAGTGTTGCTCTGTAGCTTCACTGGATTCTGTAATTTTCTGTATTGCGGTCTGGAGTCGTTGAGTTAATTTTTCAGCTTGTTGTGAATCTTCTGTTAAAGTTGTTTCCTGTGAGTCTGGAAATGATGAATGAGTGGGGAAGGACGCCATAGCTGTAGAGTTATTTGTATCATTAATACCAGTGAAGTGGTCCATTTGTTCATGTATGGCAATCgtagaagtttcttctgctgcGATGGTGGGAATTTTAAATGTTGTGGAGTCAGGGTTTTGTTCCTCTATAGCTTGATCAGGTTCTGTAATTTTCTCTTTTGTGGTCTGGAAGCGTTCAACAAGTTCTCCTGCGTGAGTTATTTCCTGTGAGTCTGGTAATAAATCAGTGGGAAAGGACGGCATGGCTGTAGAGTTATTTGTACCATTAATACTAGTGAAGTGGTCGAATTGTTCATCTATGGTAATTGGTGAAGGTTCTTCTGCTGCTTTGGAGGAGATATTGATGGTGAATATTGTAGAATCAGGGATGTGTTGCTCTGTAACTTCACTAGGTTTTGTAATTTTCTGCATAGTGGTCTGGAGTCGTTGAGTTGATTCTTCAGCTTGTTGTGAGTCTCCTAAGTGAGTTGTTTCCTGTGAGCCTGGTAATGATGATTGAGTGGGAAAGGATGCCATGGCTGTAGAGTTATTTGTATCATTAATACCTGTGAAGTGGTCCATTTGTTCATGTATGGCAATTGAAGAAGGTTCTTCTGCTGCAGCAGAGGGAATTTTAAATGTTGTGGAATAAAGGATGTGTTGCTCTGTAACTTCACTGGGTTCAGCAATTTTCTGTATTGTGGTCTGGAAGTGTTGAGTTGGTTCTTCAGCTAGTTGTAAATATCTTGATTGAGTTGTTTCCTGAGAGTCCGGTAATAAATCAGTGGGAAAGGACGCCATGGCTGTAGAGTTATTTGTACCATTAATATTAGTGAAGTGGTTGAATTGTTCATCTATGGTAATTGAAGAAGGTTCTTCTGCTGCTTTGGAGGAGACGTTGATAGTGAATGTTGTAAAATCTGGAAAGTGTTGCTCTGTAGCTTCACTGGATTCtgtaattttctgttttgtggTCTGGAGTCGTTGAGTTGATTTTTCAGCTTGTTGTGAATCTTCTGTTTGAGTTGTTTCCTGTGAGTCTGGAAATGATGAATGAGTGGGGAAGGACGCCATAGCTGTAGAGTTATTTGTATCATTAATACCAGTGAAGTGGTCCATTTGTTCATGCATGGCAATAGTGGAAGTTTCTTCTGCTGCGATGGTGGGAATTTTAAATGTTGTGGAGTCAGGGTTTTGTTCCTCTGTAGCTTGATCAGGTTCTGTAATTTTCGCTTTTGTGGTCTGGAAGCGTTCAACAAGTTCACCTGCATGAGTTGTTTCCTGTGAGTCTGGTAATAAATCAGTGGGAAAGGATGCCATGGCTGTAGAGTTATTTGTATCATTAATACCAGTGAAGTGGTCCATTTGTTCATGTATGGCAATtgaagaagtttcttctgctgcTTTGGAGGAGACGTTGATGGTGAATGTTGTGAAATCAGGAAAGTGTTGCTCTGTAGCTTCACTGGATTCTGTAATTTTCTGTCTTGTGGTCTGGAGTCGTTGAGTTGATTTTTCAGCTTGTTGTGAATCTTCTGTTAAAGTTGTTTCCGGTGAGTCTGGAAATGACGAATGAGTGGGGAAGGACGCCATAGCTGTAGAGTTATTTGTATCATTAATACCAGTGAAGTGGTCCATTTGTTCATGCATGGCAATAgtagaagtttcttctgctgcTTTGGAGGAGACGTTGATGGTGAATGTTGTGAAATCAGGAAAGTGTTGCTCTGTAGCTTCACTGGATTCTGTAATTTTCTGTCTTGTGGTCTGGAGTCGTTGAGTTGATTTTTCAGCTTGTTGTGAATCTTCTGTTAAAGTTGTTTCCGGTGAGTCTGGAAATGATGAATGAGTGGGGAAGGACGCCATAGCTGTAGAGTTATTTGTATCATTAATACCAGTGAAGTGGTCCATTTGTTCATGCATGGCAATAATGGAAGTTTCTTCTGCTGCGATGGTGGGAATTTTAAATGTTGTGGAGTCAGTTCCTTTTTAGCTTGATCAGGTTCTGTAATCTTTTGTGGTGTTCAACAAGTTCACCTGCATGAGTTGTTTCCTGTGAGTCTGGAAATGACGAATGAGTGGGGAAGGACGCCATAGCTAGAGTATTTGAGGTCCATTTGTTCATGTATTAGTTTCTTTGCTGCTTTGAATGTTGTGAAATCAGGAAATCATTAGTTGATTCTTCACCAGTGAAGTGGTCCATTTGTTCATGCATGGCAATAGTGAAGTCCATTTGTTTTCTTCTGCTGCTTTGGAGGAGACGTTGATGGTGAATGTTGTGAAATCAGGAAAGTGTTGCTCTGTAGCTTCACTGGATTCTGTAATTTTCTGTCTTGTGGTCTGGAGTCGTTGAGTTGATTTTTCAGCTTGTTGTGAATCTTCTGTTAAAGTTGTTTCCGGTGAGTCTGGAAATGACGAATGAGTGGGGAAGGACGCCATAGCTGTAGAGTTATTTGTATCATTAATACCAGTGAAGTGGTCCATTTGTTCATGCATGGCAATAGTAGAAGTTTCTTTTGCTGCGATGGTGGGAATTTTAAATGTTGTGGAGTCAGGGATGTGTTCCTCCATAGCTTGATCAGGTTCtgtaattttctgttttgtggTCTGGAAGCGTTCAACAAGTTCTGGATCTCCTGAGTGAGTTGTTTCCTGTGAGTCTGGTAATGAATCGGTGAGAAAGGATGGCATGGCTGTAGAGTTATTTGTATCATTAATACCAGTGAGGTGGTCCTTTTGTTCATGTATGGCAATTGTAGAAGGTTCTTCTGCTGCAGTGGAGGGAATTTTAAATGTTGTGGAATCAAGGATGTGTTGCTCTGTAACTTCACTGGGTTCAGTAATTTTCTGTATTGTGGTCTGGAGTCGCTGAGTTGATTCTTCAGCTAGTTGTGAATCTCCAGATTGAGTTGTTTCCTGTGAGTCTGGTAATGAATCAGTGGGAAAGGACGGCATGACTGTAGAGTTATTTGTATCATTAATACCAGTGAAGTGGTCAGTTTGTTCACGTATGGTAATTGAAGAAGATTCTTCTGCTGCTTTGGAGGAGATATTGATGGTGAATATTGTGGAATCAGGGATGTGGTGCTCCGTAGTTTGATTGGGTTCtgtaattttctgttttgtggTCTGGAGTTGCTGAGTTGATTGTTCCACTAGTTGCAGATCTTCTAATTGCGTTGTTTTCTGTAACTCTAATGATGATTGTTCATTGGGAAAAGGTGCCATAGCTGTAGAGTCAATTGTACCAATCATTCCAGTGGAATGAGTGCTTTGTTCCTGTATGGGAGCTGAAGATGTTTTGACCTCAATCTCCATGTTCTTTGCCTCTTCTGATGTTGTATATTCCAGTTTGTCTGGTCTTGTTGTTAATGGATTGATGGCCTTTGTGTCGTTGTACATTTCGTTTAAAAGACTCCATAACATATAAAAAGCATAAGCTTTTTCTGGTAAGCGAAATGCATGTTGTAGTAAGTTCTGCCGCCTTACTCGTGACCTTTTCGCACCATCTCCACCCTTCCACAGAAgtgcttttgcttttgcttCTGCTTCTGCATTGGTGGGGTCAGAGTTTGTGGTTGAAGAGATGCTCAGTGACAGCAAAATGGCCAACAGATAAGAGAACAAACAAAGTCTATGTAGCTCcatgtgtaatattttacatcTTATGGCTATAGAGGAAGAACAAAACGGATGTAAAATTAAACCTTGTAATGTGGATATTCAAcggtttttatttcaaataaaatattgttttttcaaGAGATTGTCCCTGTTATGTAGTTTGTATACAATAACTTTGTCCATTATTACTAAacattattacacacacacacacatacatatgtacacacacatatatatatccTCTAATATACCCTCTAATATAGTATGTATACAATATTCTATTCTCCAgcattttgtatgtatatatatgtatgtgtgtgtatgtatgtatgtatgtaagcatgtatgtgtgtgtatgtatgtatgtaagcatgtatgtgtgtgtgtatgtatatatatatatatatatatatatatatatatatatatatatatatatatatatatatatatatatatatatatatatatatatatatatatatatatacacacacacacacacatacacacttacatacatacatacatacacacacacatacatatatatatatatatatatatatatatatatatatacacacacacacacatacacgcttacatacatacatacatacacacacatacatatatatatatatatatatatatatatatatatatatatatatatatatatacacacacacacacacatgcttacatacatacatacatacacacacatacatatatatacatacaaaatgctggagatatatatatatatatatatatatatatatacatacatatatatacacacacacatatatatatatatatatatatacatacacacacacacacatatatatatatatatatatatatatatatatatatatatatatatatatatatatttatatatatatatatatatgtgaccctggatcacaaaaccagtcgtaagggtcattttttcaaaattgagacttatacatcatatgaaagctgaataaataagcttttcattgatgtatagtttgttatgataggacactatttgaccgagatacaactatttaaaaatcaggaatctgagggtgcaaaaaaatctaaatattgagaaaatcacctttaaagttcttcaaataatgttcttaacaatgtatattactaatcaaaaataaagttttcatacacttacagtaggaattttacaaaatatcttaatggaacatgatctttaattaatttcatttatggatttttgccataaatgaaaaatcaatcattttgacccatacaatgtatttttggctattgctacaaataaaacccagcgacttaagactggttttgtggtccagggtcatatatatatatatatatatatatatatatatatatatatatatatatattaataaatttttattattatttttttttttttttcattcaatttcatttttacCAATATCACTGTTGAAAATACTGGCGAATGGAAtaaaatgattcttttttttctctttaaaaggtgttgttgttgttgtttttttttgttttttttttaataattcttccTAATAATGTCTGATTTCAGTGCAGTATACAAAGTTtctaactgtattttttttagctaaattacacacaaacaatacattttctttGACCAAATATCATCTTAAATGTATCTTACCATTTCTATGCTGGTCATCTGTCTCTCTTCACAAAGATCAGAATAAAAAGAGGTGGCGATCCATTTGCCAACTGTCCTAGATGGTTTGCTTTTCTATATATAACAGGCTGAAAATATATTGCAGTAGATCACATGATCATGTGTGAAGTGTGAATGAATAGCAGATATGTGGGTGTGGCTGTTAAATGATGTATTTTCTCACAGTGGTGTGATGCTGCAaactgaaattgtttttttttttttttttaaacctatttTAACTTGCACTAATTTTTATATAGGTTCAAGATtcgaaataaagacaaaaatatttattcctcaaaagcacaaaactgcacagtcattttctaatcagtttttgtcatgtttttacaaaaatatttgaacatCCTAAAAACAATATAAGTTTACTTGTAAAATTGGATAGCATATTGGCAAAtagttttttcattgttttcagcattaaaaaaaatcagtcattaaatacaaatattcccCCCAAAAACTAGTCTAATtgttacatatttgtttttcgAATATATATCTCATATAAGGAagtttaaggatttttttaagcattgtgAACAAAATAGAtacattatttgaaatacagacaacataaatgcacacatttgAAACATAGTCATACAATATTGTTATagcttaaaatgaagaaaaacaatgTTGATAGTGGCAAAGGCTTATTTGCAGtgctaatttaaatatattttttatactttcagATTTTAGACTTTCTTCTTGAGTCTTATGCAGTAGGTaacaattaaaggaatagttcactccaaaataaaaatgttgtcatcatttattcaccctcatgttgtacatgtattactttctttcttatgtttaacataaaagaagatatattgaataatgctggtaatcaaacagttAATTGTCCCCATTGACTTCTGTAGTATTTCATTCtctactatggaagtcagtggggaccaACAACTGGTTCTTcagaattcttcaaaatatcttcttttgtgttcaacataaaAAGAAACCTATACAGATTTagaatgacttgagggtgagtaagtaagtgttttcatttttgggtgaactattcctttaaagttgAAGCCGGTGCAGACTTGAAATGCCACCAGGGGGAGTTGTGTGACACCAGTTTAAGTGTCTGATCGTGATCACACCCCTGTGTCAGAGCTCTCTGGTGCTTTTGCATCAGGCTCAGGATTGTTCTCTTGGGTAACGTCTCCATTTGGGTCTTTCAGAGGCGGCTCAGTGCTGAGTTGCTCCGTGTCTTTCTTCTCCTCACTCTTGTTCTCTTCATCCTCTCTGCGCTCCTCTTGTGTGGTGACCTCTGATAGCATGATGCAGGTCTCAGTTGGGTGCCCGTCCACTTGGCCTTCATCCCTGTATGGCGATTCGCTCTTCTCTCTCACGGCATGCCGGTCACTTTTGTCGTAACGAGGCTGGAGACTAGAGATAATTCCTCTCAGGTGACAAACCTGATAGGCGCATATCAGCGTGGTCAGCAACAATACCAAGCAGCCCACTGTGAGAGCAGCCACGATCAGTTGCAGGTTCTTTTCACCAGCTGGTAGAAAGAAAATGCAATGCCCTTCCTCGGGTTTAGGAGTGGCCTGAGTGCAGAATGAGGTTTTAGTTGTTTGTACTTGAgagtttattttctgtatttcagTGGTTGTTGGTGTGGCGCCATTTATTGTAGATGTGATATTGGTTGTTGCACTTTCTGATGTGACCTGTGTATTTGTATTGATTGTGTCCGTATGGTTAGCATGTGGTCTTCCAAAGAGCAATGCAAAGTACACAAAACAAACAGTTCTGGGACTTATCATGGTTCTGCAAGACATAAGAGAAAGGagaggttttgttttttactttctttttcacattatttataaatatatatatatatatatatatatatatatatatatatatatatatatttataaatacttattactatatatatatatatatatatatatatatatatatatatatatatatatatatatatatatatatatatatatatatgaagagttcagatgcaaaaccagctaaatccatctgacatctttctttaaaaaatgcatttttatcaggctcagatgtataggtttctatgtaagtactggtacttctgactgggctgaggctggtattttagtgagtttgaagtaaaagtatttgatggacgtataatatgtgtcaagagcattcactcagtatcactatctcatttttgactgagatggcttttagctggttttgcatctgaactcttcatgtatatatatacacactaccagtcaaaagtttatgaacagtaagattctcaccaagcctgcatttatttgatccaaagtacagcaaaagcagtacaattttaaaatattgatactttatttatactttatttatacTTATAGCCATTCCTGTGGCTTCAAAGCTCAATTTTTAGCATCagtactccagtcacatgatcattctggatttttttttcaggtttctatgacgaatagaaagttcagaagaacaatatttatctgaaatagaaatattttgtaacattatagatgtctttatcatcacttttgatcaatttaaaccatccttgctaaatttaaaaaaaaaaatgtaaatgttctttacaaaaaaaaaaaattacactaacTCTAAGCTTGAGAactatatagtgtataatatcacaaaacctttttatttcagataaatgctgatctttgtatctttctattcatcaaaaaaatcatgaaaaatgtactcaactgttttaaatattgatgataataataataataataataaatcagcatattagaatgatttctgaaggatcatgtgaaactgaagactggattaatgatgctgaaaatttagctttgatcacaggaataaattacattttaaaatatattcaaatagaaaacagttattttaaatagtaaatatatttctaaattttaccgtttttgctgtacttcggatcaaataaatgcaggcttggtgagcagaagagacttctttaaaaaaaaaaataaaaaaatcttactgttcaaaaaaaactttgactgttagtgtataGTGCAATGTATCACTTAAATCTAcacattttcagtcatttttgagTTATCCACAATGTGCATTAAACTTAGTATGTTAGGAAttatgtatacttttatatacattaatttatatgcAATCTGTCACTTAAATCTATACATTTGAGTTtgtttagtgattttttttttattttttatttttttattaaattactgaaatgaaattgaggagcttaaaataaaatatgaagtaTATGGTTTCTTACCTTTTCGGTCTGTTACTGCTTTGTTCTGAGTTTCTGTTATCTGAAGAGGCTCGAATGTTTCTGTGTGAGTGTATGCACGCTGTAAATTTCAGCACTAGATCCTTTTTTGAGAAGTGGTAATTTTTAAAGCTGAAGCTGCAGGTGCACACGCTCATTAACCGGCGATGAGTTTCCTGTCTGTTCTTTCACTTCTGTTTGGGCTCTTATATTAGACATGCACATTAACCGCTGTGTGGCTAAAGTCATTGTGAGGCTTTTGTCACATTCAAGGCTAGTAATATGCGCAGAGACCTCATTAGATAGCAGTTCTTTTGGTAAATCATAAACCAGTCAATGCCAGGGCAGTTAACCTATGAATTCAGTCTGTACTGACATTTAAGCTTTAACCATTTATAGCCATTGGAAATTCTCAGGGATGGCTTTGACAAgcaaacatcaaagtttgtcttgacaagcCTCTTTTTTCTAGTCGTCAATCAGTGAGTTTGTAGGCCTTTGTTTCCATTTCATCTGCTTTCCTCTCTCTCGCAGGTTCAAGACGGGGCAAATTAATGGGGACTTGCTCATATACCACGTCCTTCTCACCCTCAAACCATACTACGCCAAACCCTACGAGCTAGTAGTGGACTTGACGCATGCTGGTCCGAGCAACCGCTTCAAGACAGACTTCCTCTCCAAATGGTTTGTTGTCTTTCCAGGATTTGCTTACGAGAATGTGGCCGCCATCTACATCTATAACTGT includes:
- the LOC127172109 gene encoding mucin-5AC isoform X2 — its product is MELHRLCLFSYLLAILLSLSISSTTNSDPTNAEAEAKAKALLWKGGDGAKRSRVRRQNLLQHAFRLPEKAYAFYMLWSLLNEMYNDTKAINPLTTRPDKLEYTTSEEAKNMEIEVKTSSAPIQEQSTHSTGMIGTIDSTAMAPFPNEQSSLELQKTTQLEDLQLVEQSTQQLQTTKQKITEPNQTTEHHIPDSTIFTINISSKAAEESSSITIREQTDHFTGINDTNNSTAMASFPTQSSLPGSQETTHLGDSQQAEESTQRLQTTMQKITKPSEVTEQHIPDSTIFTINISSKAAEEPSPITIDEQFDHFTSINGTNNSTAMPSFPTDLLPDSQEITHAGELVERFQTTKEKITEPDQAIEEQNPDSTTFKIPTIAAEETSTIAIHEQMDHFTGINDTNNSTAMASFPTHSSFPDSQETTLTEDSQQAEKLTQRLQTAIQKITESSEATEQHFPDFTTFTINVSSKAAEEPSSITIDEQFNHFTGINDTNNSTAMASFPTQSSLPGSQETTHLGDSQLAEESTQRLQTAIQNITESSEATEHHIPDSTIFTINISSKAAEEHSSITIDEQFDHFTNINSTNNSTAMPSFPTDLLPDSQEITHAGELTEPDQAIEEQNPDSTTFKIPTIAEETSTIAIHEQMDHFTGINDTNNSTAMASFPTHSSFPDSQETTQTEDSQQAEESTQLLLTTKQKITEPSEVTDQHIPDSINGTNNSTAMPSFPTDLLPDSQEITNSGDPQLVKRFQTTKQKITEPDQAIEEKNPDSTTFKIPTITAKEPSTIAIHEQIDHFTGVNGTNNSTTMESFPTHSPLPDSQETTQSENSQLAEESTQRLQTTKLKIAEPSEVTDQHILDSTTFTIKISKAAEEPSSITIHEQIDNFTVINGTNNSTIMVSFPTDSLSNSQETTQSGDLELPEQPTQHLQTTKQKIAEPSQVTEQHFPDSTTFTIKVSSKAAEESSSITIHEQIDNFPVINGINNSTIMVSFPTDSLSDSQETTQSGDLELPEEPTQHFQTTIQKIGEPSEVTEEPILDSTTFTVQDSASPSSDLSESTSDPKHHKRKPTEEPTNKHTEKNTTNTAKSSRDSFMQPFMTSSTHILTDTLASSKTASTSPLPILVENHLVDSKGPKDTSVPTTITLQDSTSFITYQSNAKTQSQRTTNKYTIFSKMMSHTSFPLVKDTSTQAPKNRVQSSQTTPVSNIMMFTPNPKPSEKHIPTTSVMQHGFLTSTTQEIPSWISTKPSNIQPTETAEPSLDQSNQGPTADPMPKENSTNNNLLIKIDKPTESKSGRKPSMTTTRLHISKTQTVSRKSKTFIYLPTHKSAIATTDYMKTRRDIYGLLFTFGCLMLLILVILLREVHRRWQAWQWRNNMWVAGSPQLPGTYSVLQVCSSYTAIQMRKKGSQKKKEEKSDVHENIVLSQQHIDLV
- the LOC127172109 gene encoding mucin-5AC isoform X1: MELHRLCLFSYLLAILLSLSISSTTNSDPTNAEAEAKAKALLWKGGDGAKRSRVRRQNLLQHAFRLPEKAYAFYMLWSLLNEMYNDTKAINPLTTRPDKLEYTTSEEAKNMEIEVKTSSAPIQEQSTHSTGMIGTIDSTAMAPFPNEQSSLELQKTTQLEDLQLVEQSTQQLQTTKQKITEPNQTTEHHIPDSTIFTINISSKAAEESSSITIREQTDHFTGINDTNNSTVMPSFPTDSLPDSQETTQSGDSQLAEESTQRLQTTIQKITEPSEVTEQHILDSTTFKIPSTAAEEPSTIAIHEQKDHLTGINDTNNSTAMPSFLTDSLPDSQETTHSGDPELVERFQTTKQKITEPDQAMEEHIPDSTTFKIPTIAAKETSTIAMHEQMDHFTGINDTNNSTAMASFPTQSSLPGSQETTHLGDSQQAEESTQRLQTTMQKITKPSEVTEQHIPDSTIFTINISSKAAEEPSPITIDEQFDHFTSINGTNNSTAMPSFPTDLLPDSQEITHAGELVERFQTTKEKITEPDQAIEEQNPDSTTFKIPTIAAEETSTIAIHEQMDHFTGINDTNNSTAMASFPTHSSFPDSQETTLTEDSQQAEKLTQRLQTAIQKITESSEATEQHFPDFTTFTINVSSKAAEEPSSITIDEQFNHFTGINDTNNSTAMASFPTQSSLPGSQETTHLGDSQLAEESTQRLQTAIQNITESSEATEHHIPDSTIFTINISSKAAEEHSSITIDEQFDHFTNINSTNNSTAMPSFPTDLLPDSQEITHAGELTEPDQAIEEQNPDSTTFKIPTIAEETSTIAIHEQMDHFTGINDTNNSTAMASFPTHSSFPDSQETTQTEDSQQAEESTQLLLTTKQKITEPSEVTDQHIPDSINGTNNSTAMPSFPTDLLPDSQEITNSGDPQLVKRFQTTKQKITEPDQAIEEKNPDSTTFKIPTITAKEPSTIAIHEQIDHFTGVNGTNNSTTMESFPTHSPLPDSQETTQSENSQLAEESTQRLQTTKLKIAEPSEVTDQHILDSTTFTIKISKAAEEPSSITIHEQIDNFTVINGTNNSTIMVSFPTDSLSNSQETTQSGDLELPEQPTQHLQTTKQKIAEPSQVTEQHFPDSTTFTIKVSSKAAEESSSITIHEQIDNFPVINGINNSTIMVSFPTDSLSDSQETTQSGDLELPEEPTQHFQTTIQKIGEPSEVTEEPILDSTTFTVQDSASPSSDLSESTSDPKHHKRKPTEEPTNKHTEKNTTNTAKSSRDSFMQPFMTSSTHILTDTLASSKTASTSPLPILVENHLVDSKGPKDTSVPTTITLQDSTSFITYQSNAKTQSQRTTNKYTIFSKMMSHTSFPLVKDTSTQAPKNRVQSSQTTPVSNIMMFTPNPKPSEKHIPTTSVMQHGFLTSTTQEIPSWISTKPSNIQPTETAEPSLDQSNQGPTADPMPKENSTNNNLLIKIDKPTESKSGRKPSMTTTRLHISKTQTVSRKSKTFIYLPTHKSAIATTDYMKTRRDIYGLLFTFGCLMLLILVILLREVHRRWQAWQWRNNMWVAGSPQLPGTYSVLQVCSSYTAIQMRKKGSQKKKEEKSDVHENIVLSQQHIDLV
- the LOC127172117 gene encoding uncharacterized protein LOC127172117; amino-acid sequence: MSVCTCSFSFKNYHFSKKDLVLKFTACIHSHRNIRASSDNRNSEQSSNRPKRTMISPRTVCFVYFALLFGRPHANHTDTINTNTQVTSESATTNITSTINGATPTTTEIQKINSQVQTTKTSFCTQATPKPEEGHCIFFLPAGEKNLQLIVAALTVGCLVLLLTTLICAYQVCHLRGIISSLQPRYDKSDRHAVREKSESPYRDEGQVDGHPTETCIMLSEVTTQEERREDEENKSEEKKDTEQLSTEPPLKDPNGDVTQENNPEPDAKAPESSDTGV